From Providencia sp. R33, a single genomic window includes:
- a CDS encoding O-antigen ligase domain-containing protein: MIMISRSLFIGIFIIWHLASLIYIDSLGSLRQSLPQNIISWLAIAMLISIVSFTVFYRKNKIVITVPAICFFIALIFLAIGLAYSADINSDLIFWYWSGITIGVLFYITGLQIKDRWRVQSFCIYCNIAFSAIQVCLTGYQFFTQPDIFYFATDMRSKGLSQQINILSVSVAASCLLAMMTLILSQFTLLNSKYENIRAIALGCAIFLFTLTLVTLQSVTTWLSFIVAIFIFFCLFYKKNQLRVIASYFIMAIAVFIGIYLIKLCPQFINAEAINQFHLKQMLRFSITLFLEQPDDIWDPSLIPKDGYGRTQLPLLSSEQYIVPHSHNEIFLWIMKGSNINLVFMALLITGSIYIIFQSFIKYKKNGNGYSLAMIISITPIVIHNNVEYPFLLSVLHWGTIILFLSFSDSAFSLKEQSLFYINKNLSKLFSIMISIIGLSVFIVGIALFNGDNNIYSNNDIELISLEG; encoded by the coding sequence ATGATTATGATATCTCGCTCATTATTTATTGGTATATTTATTATTTGGCATTTAGCCAGCCTAATTTACATTGATAGCTTAGGAAGTTTACGTCAATCACTTCCCCAAAATATCATTAGTTGGCTTGCTATTGCCATGTTGATTTCGATTGTTTCATTTACGGTATTTTATCGAAAAAATAAAATTGTTATTACCGTACCTGCAATTTGCTTTTTTATTGCGCTAATTTTTTTAGCCATAGGGCTTGCTTATTCAGCAGACATAAATAGCGATTTGATTTTTTGGTATTGGTCTGGCATTACCATTGGCGTCTTGTTTTATATCACTGGGCTACAAATAAAAGATAGATGGCGGGTACAATCATTTTGTATTTATTGTAATATTGCATTTTCAGCTATTCAGGTGTGTTTGACAGGTTACCAATTTTTTACTCAACCAGATATTTTTTATTTCGCAACGGATATGCGGTCAAAGGGTTTATCACAGCAAATTAATATATTGTCAGTAAGTGTAGCTGCATCATGCTTACTAGCTATGATGACGCTTATTTTATCGCAATTTACCTTATTAAATTCCAAGTATGAAAATATAAGGGCGATTGCTTTAGGTTGCGCAATATTTTTATTTACTTTAACACTCGTAACGTTGCAATCTGTGACAACATGGTTAAGTTTTATTGTTGCCATTTTTATATTTTTTTGTCTTTTCTACAAAAAAAATCAATTAAGAGTGATTGCAAGTTACTTTATTATGGCTATAGCTGTGTTTATTGGCATTTACCTTATTAAACTCTGCCCACAGTTTATCAATGCTGAAGCAATTAATCAGTTTCATTTAAAACAGATGCTACGGTTTTCAATTACTCTTTTTTTAGAGCAACCTGATGATATATGGGATCCATCGTTAATCCCTAAGGATGGCTATGGCAGAACACAACTTCCATTGTTAAGTTCGGAACAGTATATTGTTCCACATTCTCATAATGAAATTTTCCTTTGGATTATGAAAGGTAGCAATATTAACTTAGTTTTTATGGCACTGCTGATAACAGGGAGCATTTACATTATTTTCCAGTCTTTTATTAAATACAAAAAAAACGGTAATGGATACTCATTAGCAATGATAATTTCAATAACACCAATTGTCATTCACAATAATGTCGAATACCCGTTTCTTTTATCGGTATTACACTGGGGGACTATTATATTATTTTTATCTTTTTCAGACTCAGCATTTTCATTAAAAGAACAATCATTATTTTATATTAACAAGAATTTATCCAAGTTATTTAGCATTATGATATCAATTATTGGGCTTAGTGTATTTATTGTAGGGATAGCTTTATTTAATGGAGATAATAATATTTATTCCAATAATGATATCGAATTAATAAGCCTTGAGGGGTAA
- a CDS encoding fimbrial protein, translating into MKLARFVFPFMGLLISFGTQADILLSLSAKLVRPPCVLTTENGEKELFINFREVALDRLTEEKQSFGILIKQCELRKNLQIYLSPKEGNTLTVNNETVLATSINGLGIRFSEENKSTALNLNKWERIAPTVSGDTGKIVIQSQLVTNQALENLTAGPFSAALSVMVDYL; encoded by the coding sequence ATGAAACTGGCACGTTTTGTCTTCCCTTTCATGGGGCTATTAATTTCCTTTGGTACTCAAGCCGATATATTGCTGTCACTGTCTGCCAAGTTAGTGCGGCCACCGTGCGTGTTAACCACCGAAAATGGTGAAAAAGAGTTATTTATTAACTTTCGAGAAGTCGCTTTAGATAGATTAACGGAAGAAAAACAATCGTTTGGTATTTTGATTAAGCAATGTGAGCTGCGTAAAAATTTGCAGATTTATCTTTCACCAAAGGAAGGCAATACCCTGACCGTCAATAACGAAACGGTACTGGCTACCTCAATTAATGGGTTAGGTATTCGCTTTTCAGAAGAAAATAAAAGCACGGCGTTGAACTTGAACAAATGGGAAAGGATCGCCCCCACTGTCAGTGGAGATACAGGGAAAATCGTTATTCAGTCGCAACTGGTGACTAACCAAGCCTTAGAAAACCTGACCGCTGGGCCATTTAGCGCGGCCTTATCGGTGATGGTTGATTACCTGTAA
- a CDS encoding fimbrial protein — protein MKLNKLSVAVLFAASTLSSAVLASGNTGELHFSGQVVNAPCNIESESTKQEVPFGQLSRASLEAGNAAEKDIAIKIKDCNFDEFSKDADDNWVAVKDIKITFGGKNYVGTNKEFLGTTGSAKNIGVQIKDFKFDEAKSVMNQIRNKQGENVLEFTALAKRVDGATAVTEGEFSSIADFKITYE, from the coding sequence ATGAAATTAAATAAATTATCTGTTGCTGTTTTATTTGCTGCGTCAACACTGTCTAGCGCTGTATTAGCAAGTGGTAACACAGGTGAATTACATTTCAGCGGCCAAGTAGTTAATGCGCCATGTAATATCGAATCTGAAAGCACTAAACAAGAAGTTCCTTTTGGTCAGCTTTCTCGTGCCTCTTTAGAAGCAGGTAATGCCGCTGAAAAAGATATCGCGATTAAAATTAAAGACTGTAATTTCGATGAGTTCAGCAAAGATGCTGACGATAACTGGGTAGCCGTTAAAGATATCAAAATTACTTTCGGTGGTAAAAACTATGTTGGTACTAACAAGGAATTCTTAGGAACAACAGGTTCTGCAAAAAACATTGGTGTTCAGATCAAAGACTTTAAATTTGATGAAGCAAAATCTGTGATGAACCAAATTCGTAATAAACAAGGCGAAAACGTTTTAGAATTTACCGCATTAGCAAAACGCGTTGATGGTGCAACAGCCGTTACTGAAGGTGAATTTAGCTCGATTGCTGATTTTAAAATCACATACGAGTAA
- a CDS encoding fimbria/pilus outer membrane usher protein yields MVKLNIYSYIIVTSFLSSISSIAYAVEFNTDMLDTEDTQNIDFSQFSQAGFIMPGTYHLTVKVNNESVGSAQDITVVAPQSQQSHLFSTVCVPSNILDRLGLTSDAIKLVQYRDDGKCLDLSALEGASLNVDLSTLTLSILIPQSYLEYTDPSWVPPSRWEEGVNGFLLDYNLTGSLTRRNSGSRESYLSANGTTGLNIGAWRLRGDYQANYRKSTGSFENQYSDVAFSRVFAYRSIKSIASILTLGENYFYSAIFDSWQYTGISLETDENMMPPKLTGYAPEIIGIAQTNATVIVKSHNRIVLETTVPAGPFRIQTLDSSIRGTLDVTVREENGEEQQFSITTAALPYLTRPGQIRYKFAAGKPRFNGRELEGDLTASGELSYGLNNLWSVYGGSVLSKNYQAFSAGFGRDLFRFGSLSFDATQSHAQLIDKTLTGRSYRLSYSKSFDEARTDITFAGYRFSDETYRSLQQTLDERRTGNETQAQKESYQVNINKYFDDFSLGGNYQYNTYWNSETEEQYSLYLSTLLNWAAVGLKNINLTASATRSKRAGYQDDAISLYFTIPLSQGSSFSFSEGYTRDQNGKHSSTHNVGYSGYSDQRSYNLNVGYQTGSNQDDQTSFSGYLSQNLPYASISGNASYVPNEYHSVGGSINGGFTLIKEGIAMHQAAYGGTRLVVETPGAANVPLSGGVYQTNHFGLAVLPNVSSYRKTSASINTSKLPKDVEALETVADATLTRGAIGYRSLNVIQGEKTFARLKLADNSYPPFGASVRNSNNIELGIVGEQGITWIVGIRAKELLNIYWGNKLQCSAHVPDVINPQDVYPTIICR; encoded by the coding sequence ATGGTTAAACTTAATATTTATTCCTACATTATTGTAACGTCTTTTTTATCGTCTATTTCGTCAATCGCCTATGCGGTCGAATTTAATACGGATATGCTAGATACCGAAGACACACAGAATATTGATTTTAGCCAGTTTTCTCAGGCCGGATTTATTATGCCTGGCACTTACCATTTAACAGTCAAAGTGAATAATGAGAGTGTGGGCAGTGCGCAAGATATTACGGTGGTCGCACCACAATCCCAACAAAGTCACTTATTCAGTACGGTTTGTGTTCCTTCCAATATTCTGGATCGTTTAGGACTAACATCGGATGCCATCAAGTTAGTCCAATACCGTGATGATGGGAAATGCTTGGATTTATCCGCACTTGAAGGCGCATCCTTAAATGTGGATTTATCCACGCTCACGCTCTCCATTTTAATTCCACAAAGTTATTTGGAATACACCGACCCGAGTTGGGTGCCCCCTTCCCGTTGGGAAGAAGGGGTTAATGGCTTTTTATTGGATTACAACCTAACGGGTTCTTTAACGCGCAGAAATTCAGGCTCACGTGAGTCGTATCTTTCAGCCAACGGAACTACGGGGCTGAATATAGGTGCATGGCGCTTACGGGGTGATTACCAAGCTAACTACCGTAAATCCACGGGGAGCTTTGAGAACCAATACAGCGATGTCGCCTTTAGCCGAGTATTTGCGTATCGCTCAATTAAATCCATCGCGTCTATTTTAACGCTGGGTGAAAACTACTTTTACTCCGCTATTTTTGACTCTTGGCAGTACACCGGTATTTCCCTTGAAACCGATGAAAATATGATGCCGCCAAAATTAACAGGGTATGCCCCTGAAATTATTGGTATCGCCCAGACTAATGCGACGGTGATTGTCAAAAGCCATAACCGTATCGTGTTAGAAACTACCGTGCCTGCGGGGCCGTTTCGTATCCAAACACTCGATAGCTCCATTCGTGGGACGCTAGATGTCACGGTGCGTGAAGAAAACGGTGAAGAACAACAGTTTAGTATTACCACGGCCGCGTTACCTTACTTAACAAGGCCGGGGCAAATTCGCTATAAATTTGCCGCAGGGAAACCACGTTTTAATGGCCGAGAGCTTGAAGGGGATTTAACCGCGTCAGGCGAGTTGTCCTATGGGTTAAATAACCTGTGGTCTGTCTATGGCGGGTCGGTTTTATCAAAAAATTACCAAGCCTTTTCGGCAGGTTTTGGCCGTGACTTGTTTAGGTTCGGCAGCCTTTCCTTTGACGCCACGCAGTCACATGCACAGTTAATTGATAAAACATTAACTGGGCGAAGCTACCGTCTCAGCTATTCCAAATCGTTTGACGAAGCCAGAACAGATATTACGTTCGCAGGGTACCGTTTCTCGGATGAAACCTACCGCTCCTTGCAGCAAACCTTGGATGAGCGCCGAACAGGCAATGAAACCCAAGCACAAAAAGAAAGCTACCAAGTCAACATCAACAAATATTTTGATGATTTCTCGCTGGGTGGCAACTACCAATACAACACCTATTGGAATAGTGAAACTGAAGAACAGTACAGTTTATATCTGAGCACCCTGTTGAATTGGGCGGCGGTGGGACTGAAAAATATTAACCTCACTGCATCGGCAACTCGTTCAAAAAGAGCAGGCTACCAAGATGATGCCATCAGCCTATATTTTACCATTCCCTTATCCCAAGGCAGCAGCTTTAGCTTTTCGGAGGGCTACACGCGGGATCAAAATGGGAAACATAGCTCAACCCACAATGTGGGCTACAGCGGGTACAGCGATCAGCGTAGCTATAACCTGAATGTGGGCTACCAAACTGGGAGCAACCAAGATGACCAAACCAGCTTCAGCGGCTATTTAAGTCAAAACCTCCCATATGCCTCTATTTCAGGGAATGCCAGCTATGTGCCCAATGAATACCACAGCGTGGGGGGCTCAATTAATGGCGGGTTCACCTTAATTAAAGAAGGGATCGCCATGCACCAAGCAGCCTATGGAGGCACACGCCTCGTCGTCGAAACGCCGGGCGCCGCGAATGTACCGCTCAGTGGTGGGGTGTATCAAACGAATCACTTTGGCCTTGCGGTCTTACCGAATGTGAGCAGTTACCGAAAAACCAGCGCATCGATTAATACCAGTAAGTTACCAAAAGATGTGGAAGCATTAGAGACCGTCGCAGATGCCACGTTAACTCGCGGTGCCATTGGCTATCGTAGCCTGAATGTGATTCAAGGTGAAAAAACTTTTGCGCGCTTAAAACTCGCGGATAACAGCTACCCCCCATTTGGGGCCAGCGTGCGTAATAGCAACAATATTGAGCTCGGCATTGTCGGTGAGCAAGGCATTACGTGGATTGTCGGCATTCGAGCCAAAGAATTATTAAATATCTATTGGGGAAATAAACTTCAGTGCAGTGCACACGTTCCTGACGTCATTAACCCTCAGGACGTTTACCCCACAATCATTTGTCGTTAA
- a CDS encoding fimbrial biogenesis chaperone: MKLNRPFLYLTTAFTLTVSVLSTAHAAVTLDRTRIIFDGNQSSINITIRNDNPELPYLAQSWLENASEQKLETGPIIATPPIQRMEPKSTSLVRLSTAPDVAKLPQDRESLFYYNLREIPPKSSEAGVLQIALQSRVKLFYRPESIVAQSKTDWPKHITLTPTATGYTLNNSTPFYITVIGIGNSQKQSEESDFEAIMVPPKSNQIIKSAKFSTPYLTYINDYGGKPSLAFKCQASQCSVTE, encoded by the coding sequence ATGAAATTGAACCGCCCTTTTTTATATTTGACTACAGCATTTACGCTCACGGTAAGTGTCTTGAGCACTGCTCACGCCGCTGTCACGCTTGACCGTACGCGTATTATTTTTGATGGTAATCAGTCTTCTATCAACATTACCATCCGCAATGACAACCCTGAATTACCTTATTTGGCACAATCATGGTTAGAAAATGCATCTGAGCAAAAACTCGAAACGGGCCCGATTATTGCCACGCCACCTATCCAGCGTATGGAGCCCAAATCCACCAGTTTAGTGCGCTTAAGTACCGCACCTGACGTAGCAAAATTACCCCAAGACCGAGAATCGCTGTTTTATTACAACCTGCGCGAAATTCCGCCGAAATCATCTGAAGCGGGCGTGTTGCAGATTGCATTACAAAGCCGCGTAAAGCTGTTTTATCGCCCTGAAAGCATTGTGGCGCAAAGTAAAACAGATTGGCCGAAACATATCACGCTAACACCTACGGCTACGGGCTACACGTTGAATAATTCAACACCGTTTTATATCACGGTGATTGGGATTGGCAACAGCCAAAAGCAATCGGAAGAGAGTGATTTTGAAGCCATCATGGTGCCACCAAAATCAAACCAAATCATTAAATCGGCAAAATTTTCAACCCCTTACCTGACCTATATTAATGATTATGGCGGAAAGCCATCACTGGCATTCAAGTGCCAAGCGTCACAGTGCAGTGTCACGGAATAA
- a CDS encoding fimbrial protein, with protein sequence MTRCVIFLFSLLFLTANNTFANSLTVYFEGVLVPLGCRLSDDDTQKKIYLSGLRFSSLETLGRSDMQPFKLDIVDCSTMALNKTIKITLNTQNTEVHNGIHYLKTTGESNVLLALTDSNGKELDLNTKIDVSTVTESGKGSINTLSFGVYAQKPFNARLKTGGFASTVTFNLDYQ encoded by the coding sequence ATGACTAGATGCGTAATCTTTTTATTTAGCCTTTTATTCCTTACGGCGAATAACACTTTTGCCAACAGCCTCACAGTGTATTTTGAAGGGGTACTCGTGCCGTTGGGTTGTCGCCTCAGTGATGATGACACCCAGAAGAAAATTTACTTGTCTGGGCTGCGTTTTTCATCCCTCGAAACATTGGGGCGCTCTGACATGCAGCCTTTTAAACTGGATATCGTGGACTGTTCAACGATGGCATTAAATAAAACCATCAAAATCACCTTAAACACCCAAAATACCGAAGTACACAATGGTATTCACTACCTAAAAACAACCGGTGAATCCAATGTGTTATTAGCGCTGACCGACAGTAATGGCAAAGAGCTCGACCTAAATACAAAAATAGATGTCAGTACCGTCACTGAATCAGGAAAGGGGTCAATTAACACCCTGTCATTTGGGGTGTATGCGCAAAAACCCTTTAATGCACGTTTAAAAACTGGCGGGTTTGCCTCGACCGTGACGTTCAACCTTGATTATCAATAA
- a CDS encoding fimbrial protein: MKKYIYFWTALLLSPLSSYATNSNVGHVQDGLRGEAVMQGYIVAAPCSIETDSQYQYINYDYISNFSINEIEDRKIARKPFYIKLNNCISEYDNNNHKGIKIRFFAPQDLYSNAIKLSGPNPGVVLYIYDSNDNLLMPNKLYSISDNYIYFDHKSKESYLKYETELGTSNNEITPGDYFTTIKFNVTYD; this comes from the coding sequence ATGAAAAAATATATTTATTTTTGGACGGCATTATTATTGAGTCCTCTAAGCTCCTATGCAACAAATTCTAACGTGGGGCATGTGCAAGATGGGCTTCGTGGTGAGGCAGTCATGCAAGGTTATATTGTTGCGGCGCCCTGCTCTATTGAAACAGACAGCCAATATCAATATATCAATTATGACTATATCTCTAACTTTAGTATTAATGAAATAGAAGATAGAAAAATAGCACGAAAACCCTTTTATATAAAATTGAATAACTGCATCAGCGAATATGACAATAATAACCACAAAGGAATTAAAATTCGCTTCTTTGCCCCGCAAGATCTATACAGCAACGCCATAAAACTTTCAGGCCCTAATCCCGGTGTTGTTTTATATATTTACGATAGCAATGACAACTTATTAATGCCAAATAAACTCTATTCCATATCCGATAACTATATTTATTTCGATCATAAAAGTAAAGAAAGTTATTTGAAATATGAAACAGAACTAGGCACAAGTAATAATGAAATTACACCTGGGGATTATTTTACCACTATTAAATTCAACGTTACTTACGATTAA
- a CDS encoding MrpH family fimbial adhesin, translated as MKMLKIYSQLLLLLPLCLSSLHAQATRYAGAGGGYKMNLVSNNSVVASTPTIGTDNNKYYLIAPANKTGIVIDETSSQPFGQVKCTVNYLEGNYSAGLPWSYAYHRVFAYMPEAGFSLKGLTAYKINSNTFFTLYSDNGITSGWRNISGRGCSNEEMGPLDTSFFTVHFPFEVRIYVKDIPVDGKIVIPDAMIAGYTRLFQDTGTPTLYVPADKSSVKLDLTTSVVNYPSNCRSNIDNLNIDHKTLDAYEFNSKETRTVTYTCERVQPVKVKLKLDYATDTDPEKRVPLKSGNNTIYSDVTLFDEQTNQSGKTIETTIDKVKNIRIESKLSGSDAEPGDYKGNAWLIATFI; from the coding sequence ATGAAAATGTTAAAAATTTATTCGCAATTGCTTTTATTATTACCGCTATGTTTAAGCAGCTTACATGCGCAGGCCACCCGCTACGCGGGTGCTGGCGGTGGTTATAAAATGAATTTAGTTTCAAACAATTCGGTTGTTGCGAGTACCCCAACAATTGGCACAGATAATAATAAATATTATCTAATTGCCCCTGCCAATAAAACAGGAATTGTTATTGATGAAACCAGCTCACAGCCTTTTGGGCAGGTTAAATGCACAGTTAACTATCTCGAAGGAAATTACAGTGCAGGACTCCCTTGGAGTTATGCTTATCACCGTGTATTTGCTTATATGCCAGAAGCCGGGTTTTCACTTAAAGGGTTAACGGCCTATAAAATCAACTCAAATACTTTTTTTACCCTTTATTCTGATAACGGTATCACTAGCGGGTGGCGAAATATTTCAGGGCGCGGGTGTTCCAATGAAGAAATGGGGCCATTAGATACTTCTTTCTTTACTGTGCATTTTCCGTTTGAAGTGAGAATTTATGTTAAAGATATTCCTGTCGATGGCAAAATTGTTATCCCTGATGCGATGATTGCAGGTTATACCCGTTTATTCCAAGACACAGGGACTCCAACTCTTTACGTCCCAGCTGATAAGTCCAGTGTGAAACTAGACCTCACGACATCGGTGGTAAATTATCCCTCCAATTGCCGTTCGAATATTGATAATCTCAATATTGACCATAAAACACTGGATGCCTATGAATTTAATAGTAAGGAAACACGTACTGTGACTTACACCTGTGAACGTGTTCAGCCCGTTAAAGTAAAATTAAAATTAGATTATGCCACTGACACTGACCCAGAAAAACGCGTCCCACTAAAATCAGGCAATAACACGATTTACTCTGATGTCACGTTGTTTGATGAGCAAACCAACCAAAGTGGTAAAACCATTGAAACAACAATAGACAAAGTCAAAAACATTCGTATTGAAAGCAAACTTTCAGGTTCAGATGCAGAACCAGGGGACTACAAGGGTAATGCTTGGTTAATCGCGACCTTTATTTAA